One region of Drosophila teissieri strain GT53w chromosome 2L, Prin_Dtei_1.1, whole genome shotgun sequence genomic DNA includes:
- the LOC122613022 gene encoding LOW QUALITY PROTEIN: FK506-binding protein 59 (The sequence of the model RefSeq protein was modified relative to this genomic sequence to represent the inferred CDS: substituted 1 base at 1 genomic stop codon) — protein sequence MPEENKIDLSGDGGVLKEILKEGTGTETPHSGCTVSLHYTGRLVDGTEFDSSVSRNEPFEFPLGKGNVIKAFDMGVATMKLGERCFLTCAPNYAYGAAGSPPAIPPDATLIFELEMLGWKGEDLSPNQDGSIDRTILEASDKKRTPSDGAFVKAHISGSFEGRVFEDRDVEFDYGEGKAIGIIDGVEVALEKMNVGETSRIKIQAKYAFGAEGNEEFKIPPNATVEYTVKLVDCGKGLEEWKLSDXERLAEAKVYKEKGTNYFKKENWALAIKMYTKCKNLLPSTADTNEEVKKVKVATHSNIALCHQKSNDHFEAKQECNAVLALDENNVKALYRRGQCNLTINELEDALEDFQKVIQLEPGNKAAANQVIICKQKLKESKNKEKKLYANMFTKLAANDKETEPPRETDVLSKCGEWSEEDAKREAELTLERDNIIMI from the exons ATGCCGGAAGAGAATAAAATCGACTTGTCCGGGGACGGCGGCGTCCTGAAGGAGATCCTGAAAGAGGGCACGGGCACGGAGACGCCGCACAGTGGATGCACTGTGTCCCTGCACTACACAGGTCGCCTGGTCGATGGCACGGAATTCGATTCCAGCGTCAGCCGCAACGAGCCCTTCGAATTTCCGCTCGGCAAAG GCAATGTGATCAAGGCCTTTGACATGGGAGTGGCCACCATGAAGCTCGGCGAGCGCTGCTTCCTCACATGTGCTCCGAACTACGCTTACGGAGCTGCCGGCAGCCCGCCCGCCATTCCGCCGGATGCCACTCTGATTTTTGAG CTGGAGATGCTCGGCTGGAAGGGCGAGGACTTGAGTCCCAACCAGGACGGAAGTATTGACCGCACCATTTTGGAAGCCAGCGATAAGAAGCGCACTCCCAGCGATGGCGCCTTCGTCAAGG CTCACATTTCTGGTAGTTTCGAGGGTCGCGTGTTTGAGGATCGCGATGTGGAGTTTGATTATGGTGAGGGTAAGGCCATTGGCATTATCGATGGTGTCGAAGTTGCCCTGGAGAAGATGAACGTAGGCGAGACCTCCAG AATCAAGATCCAGGCCAAGTATGCATTTGGAGCAGAGGGAAATGAGGAGTTCAAGATTCCGCCAAATGCCACAGTGGAGTACACAGTAAAGCTCGTCGACTGCGGCAAGGGACTGGAGGAGTGGAAACTGAGCGACTAGGAGCGCCTGGCTGAGGCTAAGGTGTACAAGGAAAAGGGCACCAACTATTTCAAGAAGGAGAACTGGGCTTTAGCTATCAAGATGTACACCAAGTGCAAGAACCTTTTGCCCAGCACTGCCGATACCAATGAGGAGGTGAAGAAAGTCAAGGTGGCCACGCACAGCAACATCGCTCTGTGCCACCAGAAGTCCAACGATCACTTCGAAGCCAAGCAGGAG TGCAATGCCGTTTTGGCTTTGGATGAGAATAATGTAAAGGCCCTCTACCGTCGTGGCCAATGCAACTTGACCATCAATGAACTGGAAGATGCATTAGAGGATTTCCAAAAG GTCATCCAATTGGAGCCTGGTAACAAAGCGGCTGCCAACCAAGTCATCATCTGCAAGCAGAAGCTTAAGGAGAGCAAGAACAAGGAGAAGAAGCTCTATGCCAACATGTTCACCAAACTGGCTGCCAACGACAAAGAG ACCGA